The following proteins come from a genomic window of Malus sylvestris chromosome 4, drMalSylv7.2, whole genome shotgun sequence:
- the LOC126617671 gene encoding cysteine proteinase inhibitor 5-like, which yields MRPHYLLALFALLVPLVSAAKGSWKPVNISDPSVVELGKWSVSEFNKDVTLTKQLVFEKLVSGGSAVFKAGILYALLFAARNESLADSGDNYLAGAWVQWSGKKRLIALYEHKGRKN from the coding sequence ATGCGTCCTCACTACCTTCTCGCATTGTTTGCTCTACTCGTTCCTCTTGTCAGCGCTGCGAAAGGCTCTTGGAAACCCGTAAACATCAGCGACCCGTCGGTGGTAGAACTCGGAAAGTGGAGTGTTTCTGAGTTCAACAAGGATGTCACACTCACAAAACAGTTGGTTTTTGAGAAATTGGTTTCGGGTGGCTCCGCCGTATTCAAAGCAGGCATATTGTATGCGCTTCTTTTTGCGGCTAGGAATGAATCGTTGGCTGATTCCGGCGACAACTACTTGGCCGGTGCCTGGGTGCAATGGTCGGGAAAAAAGAGATTGATTGCCTTATACGAGCATAAAGGCCGTAAAAACTAA
- the LOC126619378 gene encoding sodium/hydrogen exchanger 2-like, with protein MAVAHLSMMISKLQNLSTSDHSSVVSMNLFVALLLACIVIGHLLEENRWVNESITALLIGVCTGVVILLISRGKSSHLLVFSEDLFFIYLLPPIIFNAGFQVKKKQFFVNFMTIVMFGAIGTLVSCTIISLGATQFFKKLDIGTLELGDFLAIGAIFAATDSVCTLQVLNQDETPLLYSLVFGEGVVNDATSVVLFNAIQSFDLTHIDSSIALHFMGNFLYLFFASTMLGVFAGLLSAYIIKKLYFGRHSTDREVALMMLMAYLSYILAELFYLSGILTVFFCGIVMSHYTWHNVTESSRVTTKHAFATLSFLAETFIFLYVGMDALDIEKWRFVSDSPGTSVAVSSILLGLIMLGRAAFIFPLSFLSNLTKKNQHDKISLRQQVIIWWAGLMRGAVSMALAYNQFTRSGHTQLRANAIMITSTITVVLVSTVVFGLMTKPLIRFLLPHSPKQTTSMLSSEPTSPKSVIVPLLGQDSVDDLVGQDFRRPASLRDLLTTPTHTVHRYWRKFDNAFMRPVFGGRGFVPFVPGSPTERDNNVQWQ; from the exons ATGGCTGTTGCACATTTGAGCATGATGATCTCAAAGTTACAAAATCTATCCACTTCGGACCACTCCTCCGTGGTTTCGATGAACCTATTTGTGGCGCTCCTTTTAGCTTGTATTGTGATCGGTCATCTTCTCGAGGAGAATCGATGGGTGAATGAGTCGATCACCGCCCTTTTGATT GGGGTTTGCACCGGGGTAGTTATTCTTCTGATCAGTAGAGGAAAAAGCTCGcatcttttggttttcagtgAAGATCTTTTCTTTATATACCTCTTGCCGCCTATTATTTTCAATGCTGG GTTTCAGGTGAAAAAGAAGCAGTTCTTTGTTAACTTCATGACCATTGTAATGTTTGGTGCTATTGGTACATTAGTATCCTGCACTATCATATCATTAG GTGCTACACAATTCTTTAAGAAGTTGGACATTGGAACTCTGGAGTTGGGGGACTTCCTTG CAATCGGTGCAATATTTGCTGCAACGGATTCTGTTTGCACGTTGCAG GTGCTCAATCAGGATGAGACACCTTTACTTTACAGTCTTGTATTTGGGGAGGGTGTCGTTAACGATGCGACATCTGTGGTCCTTTTCAATGCTATTCAGAGCTTTGATCTCACCCACATTGATTCCAGTATTGCTTTGCACTTTATGGGCAACttcttatatttgtttttcGCAAGCACTATGCTAGGAGTGTTT GCAGGGCTGCTTAGTGCTTACATTATCAAAAAGCTTTATTTTGGAAG GCACTCTACGGATCGTGAGGTTGCTCTTATGATGCTCATGGCATACTTGTCATATATACTGGCTGAA TTATTCTATTTGAGTGGCATTCTCACTGTGTTCTTTTGTGGGATCGTGATGTCGCATTACACTTGGCACAATGTGACGGAGAGTTCAAGAGTTACGACCAA GCATGCTTTCGCAACCTTGTCATTTCTTGCCGAAACATTTATCTTCCTTTATGTTGGTATGGATGCCTTGGACATTGAAAAGTGGAGATTTGTAAGTGACAG TCCTGGAACATCAGTGGCAGTGAGTTCAATACTGCTAGGTCTTATTATGCTTGGAAGAGCAGCTTTCATTTTCCCCCTATCATTCTTGTCGAACTTAACAAAGAAAAACCAACATGATAAAATTAGCCTCCGGCAGCAA GTTATAATATGGTGGGCTGGTCTCATGAGAGGTGCTGTGTCTATGGCACTTGCTTACAATCAG TTTACAAGGTCAGGCCACACGCAGTTGCGAGCAAATGCAATCATGATCACTAGCACGATAACTGTTGTTCTTGTCAGCACAGTG GTTTTCGGATTGATGACGAAACCTCTTATAAGGTTCTTGCTGCCTCATTCACCAAAACAAACAACCAGCATGTTGTCGTCAGAACCAACCTCTCCAAAATCAGTCATTGTTCCACTTCTAGGGCAGGATTCTGTAGATGATCTTGTTGGCCAAGATTTTCGACGGCCGGCCAGCTTACGCGATCTTCTGACAACTCCAACGCACACAGTCCATCGCTATTGGCGTAAGTTTGACAACGCATTCATGCGTCCAGTGTTTGGAGGCCGGGGTTTTGTTCCCTTTGTTCCCGGGTCACCAACTGAACGGGACAACAACGTTCAGTGGCAATGA